A section of the Castanea sativa cultivar Marrone di Chiusa Pesio chromosome 12, ASM4071231v1 genome encodes:
- the LOC142620444 gene encoding uncharacterized protein LOC142620444 has protein sequence MEKPMQDGKTAKWVLLLSEFDIKYVTQKSVKRRAITNHIAHYSPEKAEEIQGDFPDEDIIGMEVESWKMYFDGAKNQNGSGIVVLLISPKRTHIPFSGRLNFSATNNTTEYETCIMGLQAALGLGVKELEVYRDSALKISQIQNKWRIKEGKLMPYHECL, from the coding sequence ATGGAAAAACCTATGCAAGATGGGAAGACTGCCAAATGGGTCTTGCTTTTGTCagaatttgatattaagtatgtgaCTCAGAAATCTGTGAAAAGGAGAGCAATTACCAATCATATAGCCCATTATTCACCGGAAAAAGCTGAAGAGATCCAAGGAGACTTTCCGGATGAAGATATCATAGGGATGGAGGTagaatcatggaagatgtattttgatggagcaaaaaatcaaaatggaaGTGGAATTGTAGTTCTCTTAATTTCACCAAAAAGGACACACATTCCATTTTCTGGCAGACTTAACTTCTCTGCCACCAACAATACCACAGAATATGAAACTTGCATTATGGGACTACAAGCAGCCTTGGGCCTAGGAGTGAAGGAGTTGGAGGTATACAGAGATTCAGCTCTAAAAATCTCTCAGATTCAGAATAAATGGAGGATAAAAGAAGGAAAGCTTatgccttatcatgaatgtctttAG
- the LOC142620445 gene encoding uncharacterized protein LOC142620445: MLKGPARIWYSRLTPNSISTFKELGAQFVSHFIGGHRYKKSTACLMSIKQMEDETLRSYIFRFYKEALSIDEADDKILVAAFTNGLQKGKFLFSIYKNDPKTMSDVLYRATKYMNVEDALLAREEKPRKRERKGRLQRFVRKERMDQLQEQNPRRENERPRPPVGDIWMIVGGTTFAGSSKKARMAQIDNLSIGFSEENARRLHHPYDDALVLSIRAGDYNMHRVLVNNGSSADILYFPAF, from the exons ATGTTGAAAGGACCTGCAAGGATATGGTACAGCAGACTGACGCCGAATTCGATCAGCACTTTCAAGGAGTTAGGCGCTCAATTCGTTTCGCACTTTATTGGAGGCCACCGATACAAGAAGTCCACAGCCTGTTTGATGAGTATTAAGCAAATGGAAGACGAGACGCTAAGGTCATACATATTCCGCTTCTACAAAGAGGCTCTCTCGATAGACGAAGCGGATGACAAGATACTGGTAGCAGCTTTCACAAACGGGCTGCaaaagggtaagttcttattttccatATATAAGAATGACCCGAAGACAATGTCAGATGTGCTCTACAGGGcaacgaagtacatgaacgtAGAAGATGCATTGCTGGCCCGAGAGGAAAAGCCTAGAAAACGAGAAAG gaaaggaaggttgcagaggtttgtAAGGAAGGAAAGAATGGATCAACTCCAGGAACAAAACCCCcgacgggaaaacgagcgtcccagaccacctGTAGGAGACATatggatgattgtagggggcactacTTTTGCAGGGTCATCTAAAAAGGCCCGAATGGCGCAAATTGATAACCTCAGCATCGGATTTTCAGAAGAAAATgcgcgacgccttcaccacccataTGATGACGCGCTTGTCCTCAGCATACgggcaggggactacaacatgcatcgagttttggttAATAACGGAAGCTCAGCGGATATCCTCTACTTCCCTGCATTCTag